From Lagopus muta isolate bLagMut1 chromosome 12, bLagMut1 primary, whole genome shotgun sequence, one genomic window encodes:
- the PDCD5 gene encoding programmed cell death protein 5 has product MADEELAALRQQRLAELQAKHGDTSADPSQQEAKQREAEIRNTILAQVLDQAARARLSNLALVKPDKAKAVENYLIQMARFGQLPGKVSEQGLIEILEKVSQQTEKKTTVKFNRRKVLDSDEEDDY; this is encoded by the exons ATGGCGGACGAGGAGCTCGCGGCTCTTCGGCAGCAGCGCCTGGCCGAGCTGCAGGCCAAGCACGGG GATACTTCTGCTGATCCGTCGCAACAGGAGGCAAAGCAGAG GGAAGCggaaataagaaatacaattttagCTCAAGTTCTTGATCAAGCAGCTCGTGCCAGAT TAAGCAATTTGGCACTTGTGAAACcagacaaagcaaaagcagtagAGAATTATCTTATACAGATGGCAAGATTTGGACAGCTACCTGGAAAG GTATCAGAACAAGGTTTGatagaaatacttgaaaaagtgagtcagcaaacagaaaagaaaacaacagtaaag ttCAACAGAAGGAAAGTACTGGATTCAGATGAAGAGGATGATTATTAA